GCACAAGCCCAGGCGTCTTTCCTTAAACTGCTGCTTTAAGACAGAAAGGAAGGAAACACAGCAGTGATAGGGAACTAACTACACTACAAGTTAACTACAAGTTAATTGCTTCTTCCATAGAACTTTTCTACTAAACATCACACTCAAACAGAAGCAGTTTATTCTGAGGAGTCCCTTCACTACTGATCTACTCTGTAAAGCTAATTTAAGGCCTGGGGGTAGTCCCGTTGTCATGGAAAATACTATGTGCCCCTTTAAAAATGCCCGCCTTCCACTAGTCACATACATGTGTTTATGGCAAGTCTCAGATATCACTCTATGCGCAAACTTTTTATGAAGGGAACACAaattctgctcattacacataaAGAAAGGAGGCCTAATCTGCATAAAAGTAGGGGCTTTGACTTACTGTAGTAGATTTGCCTATTGCTAAAGCCCATAAAACTAgacaaagctatatatatatatatatatatatatatatatatatatatatatatatatatatatatatatatatataaaaataaaaaaaaagatgtcaaatatacataaaataaatgctaaTCTGTAGCAGACGTATTGagcacaaataaaatatgtagtGTACAGCTGCTGCTCAACTGTCCCCCCAACACAGAAATGGTAGCTCCTAGTCAGCTCCGTCCTCCAGTCCCCTTTGCAAAGGGTTAGGGAATTTAGTGCAAGCTATTGATATGCAGGGTGTAGAAGGCCCAGGGCTCCGGGATATAGATGACCCCTGGGTATTTCTTGCGCAGAATCTGGTCATTCCACAGCCAGACTATCCAGGCAGCAATAAAGATGAGAGTGGCAGAGAAGGAGAAGAGAAGGAAGAGGCCATTGCTGTCCAGGTGTAGGCCCTTGCGCCTCTGGTGCATGATAATCGCCAACATtgcaaagaatgtaaaaatgaagaTAATGAAAATCTGCCCTTCAGTCACAAGGTACCTGCAAAGGTATGAATACAGGAGTCTGTCAGAATTAACAGGTGTATCCCCTAATAAACACATATCCTACTGCAGCCTAATACAATTCGGGGATAGGTTCACAGCTGGAGGACTGAGAAACTGGCACTTTTTTAACCAGCTTCCCCAAAATGACCAGGTACGCCATTAATCTAAGAATATCACATGAATCCCTTGGTACATTATGGTTATGCACACAAAGCCCCTTTACTTGTGAGAAAACACAAAAAGAGAGATTTTCTTCATCTTTCAGCTGCAATTAGTAGGTGAGTGACTAACCAGTAATAGAGACTGCTTGGAGCAAGCAGAGCCCAGGCCGACAGCGGCATCCTGCTCTCCGCTCTTATTTTGGAGAAACAGCCAGTGAAATAGATGAACAAGATGAGGAAGAACGGAATATACCTGTGCCAGAACAGAACAGATGTACTGTGTTATTCAACAGCCCTGCTGACTGATAGACAAATCCCACAaatcattgaaatatattttgtagATGGACATATCATGagtatgttttaattatttgtatttctaaTTGGCTTCTTACTAGTCTAAAATCTATAAAGCCGATTGGTTGGGAGGCTATATTTCAataagttttgttttatttatgtcaattacaataataaaaatatcaggaCGAATAGCAAAGTGAGGTTAATGTCCCCttcaaatgggttgttcaccttttaattaacttttagtatgatataataaagagtgattcgcaattggttttcattcggccgggattctgcctttttcagcaggattcggattcgactaaatccttgtgtctggccgaatcaaaaattgaattagaatatgtaaattaggggtgggaagggaaattacttgacattttattcagcagctctccagtttgcaatttcagcaatttgattgctaattagcctagcaaccatgcattgatattaaTGAGATaatggaacatgaataggagagggcctgaatagaaagatgagtaattaaaagtagcaataacaatacatttgtagatttacagagcatttatttttagatggggtcagtgatccccatttgaaagcaggaaacagAAGACGGAGGTACTgtaaatcattcaaatattataaaaaagaaaaaatgaagaccaattgaaaaaaattagccattctataacatactaaaagttccaGTAAGAGTACACCTGCAATAAACTTCCAACCGTGCATCCAAGAGACATGGCACATGCTGGCTACTTTTCTCCATTGACACTAATATAAGAGTGCCACTACAGTCCATAGCTAATTGGTCCTTGGCTGAGCGATATGGCAGACCCGCAgataatttactgtatgtgtaaatgtaaaataatcagAGGTGACATTTAGCGTACACTATAACTACACTGCATGTAGCCTGTGATGATGGAGAACACCAAGATTATATTGTTATACAGCTGATATAAATATTATGAAACAGTTGGATTTCACAAGCCCAAGGTCAGATAAACTGTTTGTGACTCCCTCACTCCCGGGAATCTGATATCCCAGCACAGGCATCTCAATATCACGACAGATGTCAGGTGCATCCTTACCACATGGAGTGTCCCAGATATTCATCGTAGTAATACAATAACTCAAAGGAGTCGACCTGTTAGTCAGAGGAGAGAGAAATATATCCATCCTGTTAGGTCTATTATCATGTTACAATTTATCCAGCAATTAAATCTATGACATGCACAggctcatttacaagtgcaaGCACAATGctctaaatgcaaaaatgcaCACAAATCAACAATTTTACCTGCATCCTGTCTTTTCTCCCCAGTTCACTAGGCAACAAGTTAAGTTAATTGCATGTAGGTGCAACACGCTAAGGGAACATCAGAAGTAGCATCTCTGCGAGTCAGATGTTAGTTCTGTGGGCCCTGTATTTGCACCTCGTGTACACAGTTCATTAAAACAGGCTGAATCAATGCATTGGCACAGACATGAGAGGCATTTATTGATGCCCAGACCAATGTTTATGATGATTAAACATGCACAAAGGTGAGATTTTGCTCTTGCACTCATAAATGAGCCTTGCAGAGTGTTACATAAATGATATACCCAGACCCCAGCTCCTATGTACATTTAGAGAACTTTCCTTTGTTTATCCAGAGACAATCCTAATCTGGGGATACATCCACCCTCTGTGCCCATTGATAATGTATGGTACACTAAATTACATATGTCCCACAGCCTAAAGAAATACCAGCTCAGTTGTGTGTATATTGGGTGGCCAGCTTCAATGAGGACACACCCATCCTCCCACATTCAAATCTACTTAGAAGCCCCAGCTACAGCATCCACCCGAGGAAATGAAACACCCTTTTACTGTATTCACTCCAAAGTACCAGCCCCACCTGCATCTTCATTGAGGTATCATCCATTCCAAACCCGGCAAAAATTCTAAAGAACCAACCTTCTTCTCCCGCATTTATACCCACATCCACAATTAGGGTACCACCTACATCCCATGTCCAAAGTGCATTTCGACACAAAGGCACCACACAAGACCTTCAGCATTCACACAGGGGATACGCCCTCCAAATGCATCCAAACAAGGGACCAACCAACTTCAAGAAAGAACTGCCCACCTCTGGTATCCATCCATAATGTCTGACTGCCCACCTCTGTCCATACTGATAAACCCCATGCCACGTACACAAATACAGAGGTGCTGCTGACATCCTGCTTTCATATCAAAGAACATGtatctttattaaaaacaaagccACTGCCTTTATAAGCATTGCAGATACTATGCAGGTACCAATGGAACTAATGGATATGCCTcttctagatatatatatctagggagttttactttgaaagcagctagtaagttgcaggtaaaacgtattcgtcccttttataaaatgtataattaaaccatagaattcttaatgaatcagatgaaaattgagcataggactggccagatatgggatgactttgacgtagttggccagcttaaatatattgcaatatatggacaaacaatccctgttttgtttaaagggtaaggcatttttcagtagcagtgtgcacaaaatgtctttgtcttaaatatattgataatgggttgagtgcagaggaatcttgtatttgtctatatgtattttgtggtcacaccctcattgcacccccgcctaatgattttaaaaactagtggtgagcacaactttcccttgcttgctctttatatatatatatatatatatatatatatatatatatatatatatatatatatatatatatatatatatatatatatatatatatatatatatatatatatatatatatatatatatatatatatactgagaaaCCAGCACTCTGTATACCATTTCTGCTCCATCTCACCAGGGTTGGTGGCGTTAGGTTCTGCATGATTGGATTATCCCGCACAGAGAGATGAAGTTGATATCCACTGAATATTAGCCTGTGATTGACTGAGTCTCCCACCAGGTGGATACTTGCTCCCATTACAAATGTTATAATGCTCACATAGATCACAGAGTTTGGAAGTG
Above is a genomic segment from Xenopus laevis strain J_2021 chromosome 3L, Xenopus_laevis_v10.1, whole genome shotgun sequence containing:
- the cln6.L gene encoding ceroid-lipofuscinosis neuronal protein 6 homolog isoform X1 gives rise to the protein MSADCWPIKLTAGRQARAAQHQPREIGGSGLGRMQSSVRRRHQATSGYAGRFSSAQSDDGSRSSRFHLDLWFYFTLQNWLLDFGRPIVMIILPLDWFPLNKPSAGDYFHMAYNIITPLLLLKLIERSPKTLPNSVIYVSIITFVMGASIHLVGDSVNHRLIFSGYQLHLSVRDNPIMQNLTPPTLVDSFELLYYYDEYLGHSMWYIPFFLILFIYFTGCFSKIRAESRMPLSAWALLAPSSLYYWYLVTEGQIFIIFIFTFFAMLAIIMHQRRKGLHLDSNGLFLLFSFSATLIFIAAWIVWLWNDQILRKKYPGVIYIPEPWAFYTLHINSLH
- the cln6.L gene encoding ceroid-lipofuscinosis neuronal protein 6 homolog isoform X2; its protein translation is MSADCWPIKLTAGRQARAAQHQPREIGGSGLGRMQSSVRRRHQATSGYAGRFSSAQSDDGSRSSRFHLDLWFYFTLQNWLLDFGRPIVMIILPLDWFPLNKPSAGDYFHMAYNIITPLLLLKVDSFELLYYYDEYLGHSMWYIPFFLILFIYFTGCFSKIRAESRMPLSAWALLAPSSLYYWYLVTEGQIFIIFIFTFFAMLAIIMHQRRKGLHLDSNGLFLLFSFSATLIFIAAWIVWLWNDQILRKKYPGVIYIPEPWAFYTLHINSLH